From one Flavobacterium sp. N502536 genomic stretch:
- a CDS encoding glycine zipper family protein — MKALCILIAALSIISCQNQGKEDINKAKQASIDSMKVEINKQRVIDSMKTEMAKIKEEQKVESQKVVVVHQQADRPVAAPQTTAKKKGWSSAAKGAVIGAGVGAVTGAIVSKKKGQGAIIGGLAGAGVGAGTGAIIDGSKKKKE, encoded by the coding sequence ATGAAAGCCTTATGTATTTTAATAGCTGCATTATCTATTATTTCTTGCCAGAATCAGGGAAAAGAGGATATTAATAAAGCGAAACAAGCTAGTATTGATTCGATGAAAGTTGAAATTAATAAACAAAGAGTTATTGATTCAATGAAAACAGAAATGGCAAAGATCAAAGAAGAGCAAAAGGTGGAATCTCAAAAAGTTGTAGTGGTACATCAGCAAGCCGACAGACCCGTAGCAGCACCGCAAACCACAGCTAAAAAGAAAGGTTGGAGTTCAGCTGCCAAAGGTGCCGTAATTGGTGCCGGAGTAGGAGCAGTGACCGGAGCTATTGTGAGTAAGAAAAAAGGTCAGGGAGCCATAATAGGCGGTTTGGCCGGAGCAGGTGTTGGTGCCGGAACCGGAGCAATCATTGATGGGAGCAAGAAGAAAAAAGAATAA
- the kynU gene encoding kynureninase — protein MTFQNTREFAKQLDSEDTLNHYQDQFIFPKVNDKRVIYFTGNSLGLQPKRTKAYIDEVMNDWADLAVEGHFYAEKPWWDYQERFAAPLSKIVGALPSEVTVMNTLTVNLHLLMVSFYQPTATRYKIICEEKAFPSDQYMFQSQVHFHGYKAEDAIVEIKRRDGEHNIRLEDILAKIEEVGDELALVLIGGVNYYTGQVFDMKTITAAGQKAGAKVGWDLAHAAGNIKLELHNWNVDFAAWCSYKYMNSGPGNASGCFVHEKHHNNPDLPRFAGWWGHNKERRFKMEPVFDPVHGADGWQISNLPVLSLAPYLASVEMFAEVGMDTLIVKRDKITAYLEFILHEIDKEVKGNFEIITPSNPDERASQLSVFLHGEGRSLFDYLMKNGVITDWREPNVIRLAPVPLYCSYEDMYDFGQILKKGILGK, from the coding sequence ATGACTTTTCAAAATACACGCGAATTCGCGAAACAACTCGATTCAGAGGATACTTTAAATCACTATCAGGACCAATTTATATTCCCAAAAGTTAATGACAAAAGAGTAATTTACTTTACCGGAAATTCATTAGGCTTACAGCCAAAACGTACCAAAGCTTATATTGATGAGGTAATGAACGACTGGGCAGATCTTGCCGTAGAAGGTCATTTTTATGCAGAAAAACCGTGGTGGGATTATCAGGAAAGATTTGCAGCACCTTTGAGTAAAATTGTTGGGGCTTTACCTTCTGAAGTTACCGTGATGAATACGCTGACCGTAAACCTTCATTTGTTGATGGTTTCTTTTTATCAGCCAACAGCCACCCGTTATAAAATTATCTGCGAGGAAAAAGCATTTCCTTCAGATCAGTATATGTTTCAGAGTCAGGTACATTTTCATGGTTATAAAGCAGAAGATGCGATTGTAGAAATCAAACGCCGTGACGGAGAACACAATATTCGTCTTGAAGATATACTGGCTAAAATTGAAGAAGTTGGAGACGAACTGGCCTTGGTGTTAATTGGAGGAGTAAATTATTATACCGGGCAGGTTTTCGACATGAAAACAATTACAGCTGCGGGACAAAAAGCCGGAGCAAAAGTAGGTTGGGATTTGGCACATGCTGCCGGAAATATCAAACTGGAGCTTCACAACTGGAATGTAGATTTCGCCGCCTGGTGCAGTTATAAATACATGAATTCAGGACCGGGAAATGCTTCAGGCTGTTTTGTACATGAAAAACACCATAACAATCCTGACTTGCCAAGATTTGCCGGATGGTGGGGACACAATAAGGAACGCCGTTTTAAAATGGAACCTGTTTTTGATCCTGTTCATGGAGCAGACGGTTGGCAAATTAGTAATCTACCCGTACTTTCTTTAGCGCCTTATTTGGCTTCGGTTGAAATGTTTGCTGAGGTTGGAATGGATACTTTGATCGTAAAAAGAGATAAAATTACCGCCTATTTAGAATTTATTTTACATGAAATCGATAAGGAAGTAAAAGGCAATTTTGAGATCATAACGCCTTCAAATCCTGACGAAAGAGCTTCCCAGCTTTCCGTCTTTTTACATGGAGAAGGAAGAAGCTTGTTTGATTATCTGATGAAAAATGGTGTAATAACCGACTGGCGTGAACCCAATGTAATTCGTCTGGCACCTGTTCCATTGTATTGTTCGTATGAAGACATGTACGATTTTGGACAAATTCTGAAAAAAGGAATTTTAGGGAAATAA
- the queA gene encoding tRNA preQ1(34) S-adenosylmethionine ribosyltransferase-isomerase QueA: MKLSHFQFNLPKELLAEFPAENRDESRLMVIDRQKQTIEHKMFKDVINYFDDGDVLILNNTKVFPARLYGNKEKTGARIEVFLLRELNSEQRLWDVLVDPARKIRIGNKLYFGDDDSLVAEVIDNTTSRGRTLRFLYDGSYEEFRNKLTELGETPIPKYINREVTAEDAERYQTIYAKEEGAVAAPTAGLHFSKHLLKKLEIKGVNFAEVTLHVGLGTFNPVEVEDLSKHKMDSEELIIRQEACDIVNAAKAGRKRICAVGTTSMRAIESSVSSQNTLNPYEGWTNKFIFPPHDFSIANCMITNFHTPKSTLLMMISAFCGHDLMKRAYEEAIKEEYKFYSYGDAMLIL, from the coding sequence ATGAAATTATCACATTTTCAATTTAATTTACCAAAAGAACTTTTAGCGGAATTTCCAGCAGAAAACAGAGATGAGTCTCGTTTAATGGTAATCGATCGTCAAAAACAAACTATAGAGCACAAAATGTTCAAAGATGTTATCAATTATTTTGATGACGGAGACGTTTTGATCCTTAACAATACTAAAGTTTTCCCTGCTCGTTTGTACGGAAACAAAGAAAAAACAGGAGCAAGAATTGAAGTTTTCTTATTAAGAGAATTAAATTCAGAGCAACGTCTTTGGGACGTTTTGGTTGATCCGGCACGTAAAATCAGAATTGGTAACAAACTTTATTTTGGTGACGACGATTCGTTAGTGGCTGAGGTAATCGACAATACTACTTCTCGTGGTAGAACTTTACGTTTCTTATACGATGGGTCTTATGAAGAATTCAGAAATAAATTGACAGAACTTGGAGAAACTCCAATTCCGAAATACATCAACAGAGAAGTAACTGCTGAAGATGCTGAAAGATACCAAACAATTTATGCAAAAGAAGAAGGAGCTGTAGCGGCACCAACTGCTGGTTTACACTTCTCAAAACACCTTTTGAAAAAATTAGAAATTAAAGGAGTAAACTTTGCTGAAGTGACACTTCACGTAGGTTTAGGAACTTTTAACCCGGTTGAGGTTGAAGATTTGTCAAAACACAAAATGGATTCTGAGGAATTAATCATCAGACAAGAAGCTTGCGATATCGTAAATGCTGCAAAAGCAGGAAGAAAACGTATTTGTGCTGTTGGAACAACTTCAATGCGTGCCATCGAAAGTTCGGTTTCTTCTCAAAATACTTTAAATCCTTACGAAGGCTGGACGAATAAATTTATTTTTCCTCCTCACGATTTTAGTATTGCAAACTGTATGATTACAAACTTCCACACACCAAAATCAACATTATTAATGATGATTTCTGCTTTCTGTGGTCACGATTTGATGAAAAGAGCTTACGAAGAAGCAATCAAAGAAGAATACAAATTCTATTCTTACGGAGATGCGATGTTAATTCTTTAA
- the aroA gene encoding 3-phosphoshikimate 1-carboxyvinyltransferase — MNLLLHTTQHNLQGQIAVTGSKSETNRLLLLKALFPNITLANTSNSDDSEVMQKALIGHDEIIDIHHAGTAMRFLTAYFAVNEGREVVMTGSSRMQERPIKILVEALEQLGVEISYEKAAGYPPIRIKGKKVTASKVTLAANVSSQYISALLLVASKLENGLELTLEGEITSIPYIKMTLALLNDLDIQTSFEGNVIKVYPKAQVASKEMVVESDWSSASYFFSLVALADTASITLSSYKENSLQGDSELVSLYEKLGVKTTFQDNKMTLVKQENFKFETVNFELNNTPDIAQTIVVTCLGLGIGCHLTGLHTLKIKETDRLEALRVELTKLGAEISVTNDSLTLTASENIKHNVKIATYNDHRMAMAFAPLALKVPIIIEDAEVVSKSYPDFWNDLKALAFEIETL; from the coding sequence ATGAATTTACTACTCCATACAACTCAACATAATTTACAAGGACAAATTGCAGTAACAGGATCAAAAAGCGAAACCAACCGGTTATTGTTGTTAAAAGCATTGTTTCCAAATATTACTTTGGCCAATACTTCCAACTCTGATGACAGCGAGGTCATGCAAAAAGCACTGATTGGTCATGATGAAATTATAGACATTCACCATGCAGGAACGGCAATGCGTTTTTTAACGGCCTATTTTGCAGTAAATGAAGGCAGAGAAGTAGTGATGACAGGTTCCAGCAGAATGCAGGAGCGTCCGATAAAGATCTTGGTAGAAGCTTTGGAACAATTGGGTGTTGAAATCTCTTATGAAAAAGCAGCAGGGTATCCTCCAATTCGTATCAAAGGAAAAAAAGTAACCGCTTCAAAAGTAACTTTGGCCGCCAATGTAAGCAGTCAGTATATTTCGGCACTTTTATTAGTGGCGTCAAAATTGGAGAATGGTCTTGAATTGACTTTAGAAGGGGAGATTACTTCCATTCCTTATATCAAAATGACTTTGGCTTTGCTAAACGATTTAGATATTCAAACGAGTTTTGAAGGAAATGTGATTAAAGTATATCCAAAAGCTCAAGTAGCTTCTAAAGAAATGGTAGTGGAATCGGACTGGAGTTCGGCTTCGTACTTCTTTAGTTTAGTAGCCTTGGCTGACACCGCTTCGATAACTTTAAGCAGTTATAAAGAAAATAGTTTACAGGGGGATTCTGAATTAGTATCACTTTATGAAAAATTGGGTGTCAAAACTACTTTTCAGGACAATAAAATGACGCTGGTAAAACAGGAGAATTTTAAATTTGAAACTGTAAATTTTGAATTGAACAATACGCCAGATATCGCACAGACCATCGTAGTAACTTGTTTAGGATTAGGAATCGGCTGTCATTTAACAGGTCTTCATACTTTGAAAATAAAAGAAACAGACCGATTGGAAGCATTGCGAGTGGAACTTACCAAATTAGGAGCTGAGATCTCAGTAACGAATGACAGTTTGACTTTGACGGCATCAGAAAACATTAAACACAATGTGAAAATTGCGACTTACAACGATCACCGTATGGCGATGGCATTTGCACCATTGGCTTTAAAAGTGCCCATAATTATTGAGGATGCCGAAGTAGTTTCAAAATCGTATCCTGATTTCTGGAATGATTTGAAAGCATTAGCCTTTGAAATTGAGACACTATAA
- a CDS encoding nucleotide pyrophosphohydrolase: MDLKNAQLDVDTWIKEHGVRYFNELTNMAQLTEEVGEVARIIARRYGEQSEKESDKNKDLGEELADVVFVVLCLANQTGIDLQAAFDKKMDLKSVRDKDRHKNNDKLK; encoded by the coding sequence ATGGATTTGAAAAATGCACAACTTGATGTCGATACCTGGATTAAAGAGCATGGTGTTCGTTATTTTAATGAATTAACTAATATGGCACAGCTTACAGAAGAAGTAGGTGAAGTCGCTCGTATTATTGCACGCAGGTACGGAGAACAATCAGAAAAAGAAAGCGACAAAAATAAAGACCTGGGCGAAGAATTGGCCGATGTTGTTTTTGTAGTGCTCTGTCTGGCCAATCAAACCGGAATAGATTTACAAGCTGCTTTTGATAAAAAAATGGATTTAAAGTCAGTTCGCGATAAGGATCGTCATAAAAACAACGATAAATTAAAATAA
- a CDS encoding DUF3857 domain-containing protein, whose product MKFEKLVIVFLLFFGVLKVKAQNYELGKVTIAELKEKTNPKDTAAAATILFKKARTFFTYNKDKGFTANHVYEFKIKIYKREGLKWADQKVRFYIGYESLGDDKLEFSNAITYNLENGSIVKTKLDNQGSFKKKVNQFWNEKTITLPKVKVGSIIEYKYILKSENIVRLPDFDFQYEIPVSYFEYKTDIPEYYIYKPILIGNHKVERGAKFINESQNFNDDYNRSAVLSYNQISAFYVGKDIPALTDEPYVDNIDNYRGSIQHELERVRYPDQPVKDYALTWEGVTTTIFKDKSFGKELNEKNFLLEDVKRLLTNVESPNERLNIIFKFVQSKMNWNEKNDYYTDKGIVKAYADQTGNVAEINFILINMLKLAGIDVNPVLISTTENGVPVYPTRTGFNYVIAAAEIDGKQILLDATNKFTYPGILPLNVLNWRGRLIKDDGTSQEINLVPTNASRYFSNILVKIDNQGKIEGKIRIQRSDYEAYRFRIENANKTEESYLEKLESQLGDLSISDYKIENSRANFSEPVIETFSLVSDNRIEIIGGKIFINPLLFFTRTKNPFNQEVRQMPVCFGYPTHEKFNLSIEIPEGYVVESLPTPVRISSEDKEIVYSLNIVNDGNKVQISSSKEINNTIFAVDHYNGLKDFFSKMILSQNEKIVLKKI is encoded by the coding sequence ATGAAGTTTGAAAAATTAGTAATAGTTTTTCTTTTGTTTTTTGGAGTTTTAAAAGTTAAAGCTCAAAATTATGAGCTTGGAAAAGTAACTATTGCTGAATTAAAAGAAAAAACAAATCCAAAGGATACAGCAGCAGCAGCGACAATTTTGTTTAAAAAAGCGCGAACTTTTTTTACCTACAATAAAGACAAAGGGTTTACAGCAAATCATGTGTATGAATTTAAAATTAAAATTTACAAAAGAGAAGGATTAAAGTGGGCTGATCAGAAGGTTCGGTTTTATATTGGTTATGAAAGTTTAGGCGATGATAAATTAGAGTTTTCTAATGCTATAACATATAATCTGGAAAACGGATCGATTGTAAAAACAAAACTAGACAATCAAGGAAGTTTCAAGAAAAAAGTAAATCAATTTTGGAATGAAAAAACGATAACATTACCCAAAGTAAAAGTGGGTTCTATTATTGAATATAAATATATTCTCAAATCTGAAAATATTGTCAGATTGCCCGATTTTGATTTTCAATATGAAATTCCGGTATCTTATTTTGAGTATAAAACAGATATTCCGGAATATTATATTTATAAACCTATTTTGATCGGAAATCATAAAGTCGAAAGAGGGGCAAAATTTATAAACGAAAGTCAGAATTTTAATGATGATTATAATAGATCAGCCGTGCTTTCGTACAATCAAATTAGTGCTTTTTATGTGGGTAAGGATATTCCGGCTTTAACAGATGAACCTTATGTAGATAATATTGATAATTATAGAGGTTCCATTCAACATGAGTTAGAAAGAGTACGTTATCCGGATCAACCTGTAAAAGATTATGCATTAACATGGGAAGGTGTCACGACTACAATTTTTAAAGATAAAAGCTTCGGGAAAGAACTAAATGAAAAGAACTTTTTATTAGAAGATGTTAAACGATTACTAACCAATGTCGAGTCGCCAAATGAAAGACTGAATATCATTTTTAAATTTGTTCAGAGTAAAATGAACTGGAATGAAAAAAATGATTATTATACAGATAAAGGGATTGTTAAAGCATATGCAGATCAAACCGGAAATGTAGCCGAGATCAATTTTATTTTAATTAATATGTTGAAATTGGCAGGGATAGATGTAAATCCTGTTTTGATAAGTACAACCGAAAACGGTGTGCCGGTTTATCCTACAAGAACAGGTTTTAATTATGTTATTGCCGCTGCTGAAATCGATGGGAAACAAATCCTTTTAGATGCAACCAACAAATTTACTTATCCGGGAATTTTGCCTTTAAATGTTTTAAACTGGCGAGGAAGATTGATTAAGGATGATGGAACTTCACAAGAAATAAATTTAGTGCCAACCAATGCTTCAAGATATTTTTCGAATATTTTGGTTAAAATTGACAATCAGGGTAAAATCGAAGGTAAAATCAGAATTCAAAGATCAGATTATGAAGCCTATCGATTTAGAATTGAAAATGCTAATAAAACTGAAGAGAGTTATCTTGAAAAATTGGAAAGTCAATTAGGAGATTTGAGCATATCAGATTATAAAATTGAGAACAGCAGAGCTAATTTTTCGGAGCCGGTTATAGAAACTTTTTCCTTAGTTTCAGATAATAGAATTGAAATTATTGGAGGTAAGATTTTTATAAATCCCTTGTTATTTTTTACCAGAACAAAAAATCCGTTTAATCAGGAAGTGCGTCAAATGCCGGTTTGTTTTGGGTATCCAACTCATGAAAAATTCAATTTAAGTATAGAAATTCCAGAAGGTTATGTTGTAGAATCATTGCCAACGCCGGTTAGAATTTCATCTGAAGATAAAGAGATTGTTTATTCTTTAAATATTGTTAACGACGGAAACAAAGTTCAAATAAGTAGTTCAAAAGAAATTAACAATACTATTTTTGCAGTAGATCATTATAACGGATTAAAAGACTTTTTTAGTAAAATGATCTTAAGTCAAAACGAAAAAATTGTTCTTAAAAAAATATAA